Below is a window of Pseudomonas eucalypticola DNA.
CGACGCTCTGGCGTGGGTCCAGGTGGCAGGCGATCAGCTGGATTTCCTGCTCCAGGCGCTGCAGGTAAACCTGGCTGCGGCCGCGGTCCTTGGTGATGACCTTGTTGCACGCGCAGTAGTAGCAAATGTTGGCACAGAACGGCACATGCACGTACAGCGACAAGGGGCGCATGGCCTTGCGGCTGTCGCGCAGGGCGTGCAGCAGGTCGAAGGAACCTACCTGGTTGTTGAACTGGACGGCGGTCGGGTAGGAGGTGTAGCGGGGGCCGGGCTGATCGTGGCGGCGGATCAGGTCATCGTCCCAGACAAGAGTGTCGAGCATGTGGGTGGTTCCCGGTTGGCGTGCGTGTTCGCCAGTCTAGGGACGCCCGTGCCAAGGGGTATTGATGTGCATCAAAAGGCCTTCAGTGGCCCATCAGCCAGTGCTGGTGGGGCCCAGGCAGTGTCCACAGGCCGAACAAGACCACCAGCAGGCCCGCCGCGGCCCGCACCCCGCGCCGGCGCAACAGCTGGCGCGTGCGCTCCGCCGCCAGCCCCGTGGCCAGCAGCACTGGCCAGGTGCCCAAGCCGAAGGCCAGCATCAGCAGGGCGCTGTGGCCGGCATTGCCCTGGCTGGCGGCCCACAGCAAGGTGCTGTAGACCAGGCCGCAGGGCAGCCAGCCCCATAGCGCGCCCAGCAACAAGGCGCGCGGTAAACTGCTGACCGGCAGCAGCCGGCCGGCCAGCGGCTGCACCCGGCGCCACAGGCCGCGGCCGGCGCGCTCTATATAGGTAAGCCCGCTCCACCAGCCGCCCAGGTACAAGCCCATGGCGATCAGCAAGAGCGCCGCGGCTACCCGCATGGCCGTGACGGCGGGGCTGTTGGCCAGCGCCCAGCCGGCCAGGCCCAGCAACAGGCCGGCGGCTGCGTAGCTGAGGATGCGGCCCAGGTTGTAACCCAGCAGCAGGCGCAGGCGCCGGCCCCGCTGCTCGGCGGGGATGGCCAGGGTCAGGGCGCCCATCAGGCCGCCGCACATGCCCAGGCAATGGCCGCCACCCAGCAGGCCCAGCACCAGCGCCGAGGCCAGTTGTGGCGCCAATTCAAGCATCGGGCGGGGCCTTGTCTTCACCGCGGGGTGGTTTTACCGCCGCCTGGTGCATCGGGTCCTGGTCGTCGAACAGGATGCTGTGGGCCGGGCTGTCGAGGTCGTCGTACTGGCCGCTGTCCACGGCCCAGAAAAACACGTAGAGGGCGATGGCGACGATGACCAGGGCGGCGGGGATCATGATATAGAGCGCGGGCATGCTGGCTCCGGTTCGGCAGGGGCAACGGTGGCGGGTGCCGGCCGTGGCGGGGCGGGCGTGCGCGCCAGGCGCAGGGCATTGAGCACCACGGTGAGGGAACTGATCGACATGCCCACCGCCGCCCACACCGGGGTCACCCAACCGGCAGCGGCGAAGGGCAGCATCAGGCCATTGTACACCGCTGCCCAGGCCAGGTTCTGAATGATGATGCGGCGGGTGCGACGGGCCAGCGCCACGGCCTGCACCAGGGTGCCCAGGTGGTTGTTGAGCAGCACCGCGTCGGCATGGGTCTTGGCCAGGTCCGTGGCACTGCCCATGGCCACGCTGATGTCGGCGGCCGCCAGCAAGGGCACGTCGTTGACGCCGTCACCCACCACCAGCACCGTGCGGCCTTCGCGGCGCAGGCGTTGCAGCTCGGCCAGCTTGGCCTCCGGTGCCAGGCTGCCCTGGGCCTGGTCGATAGCCAACTGGTTCGCGACCCGCTGGACCATGGGCGAGCTGTCGCCGGACAGCAGCAGGGTCTGCCAGCCCTGGGCCCGACACGCGGCCAGCAGCTGGGGTGCATCATCGCGCAGGCGGTCGTCCAGGCCGAACCAGGCCAACGGGCGTTGGTGGTCCGCCAGTAACAGCCACTGGCCTTGGGCATCGGGTGCCCGTGGTGGCGGCACGGTTGCCAGGCCGCACGCCCACGCCGGGTTGCCAATGCGCAGACGCTGGCCGTCCACCCAACCTTCCAGGCCCTGGCCCGGCTGGCTGGTAACCTGCTCGGCAGGTTGCTGGCTCAGGCCGAAGGCACGGGCGATGGGGTGTTCGGAGCGGCTTTCCAGCGCGGCCGCCAGGGCCAGGCAATGGTCGCTGTCCCAGTAGGCCAGGGGGCGAATGCTGTGCAGGTGCAGGCGCCCTTCGGTGAGGGTGCCGGTCTTGTCGAAAACCACCGTGTCCACCTGGTTGAGACCCTCCAGCACATGCCCGCGGGTCAGCAGCAAGCCCAGGCGGTGCAGGGTGCCGGTGGCCGTGGTCAAAGCCGCAGGCGTGGCCAGCGATAGCGCGCAGGGGCAGTTGGCAACCAGCATGGCCAGTACCACCCAGAAGGCGCGGTCCGGGTCCAGGTGCCACCACAGCAGGCCCACCAGCACGGCGCAGACCAGGGAGAACAGCAGGAACCACTGGGCCGCGCGGTCGGCCAGTTGCGCCAGGCGCGGTTTCTCCGCCTGGGCCCGTTCCAGCAGGCGCACGATGGTGCACAGGCGCGTGTCCTGGCCCAGCGCGCTGACCTGCACGGTCAGGCTGCTATCGACATTGAGTGTACCGGCGGTGACGGGTTGGCCCAGCTGGCGCGGCTGGGGCAGGTATTCGCCGGTCAGCAGCGACTCGTCGACGCTCGATTGCCCTTCCACCACCAGGCCGTCGGCGGGTATTACCGTGCCTGGCAGCACCTGCACCCGGTCGCCCACGGCCAACTCACTGAGCAGCACGCGCTCACCGATGCCTTGCGGATCGAGGCGCACGCAGGATGGGGGCAGCAGGTTGACCAACTGCGCGGTGGCGGCGGCGGTGCGCTCGCGGGCACGGCGTTCCAGGTAGCGGCCGGCCAGCAGGAACAGGGCGAACATGCCCACGGCGTCGAAATACAGGTCGCCCTGGCCGGTGACGGCGGTCCAGATGCCGGCGCAGTAGGCGCCGCCGATGGCCAGGGAAACCGAGACGTCCATGGTCAGGTGACGGGTACGCATGTCGCGGGCAGCGCCACGGAAAAACGGCGCACAGCTGTAGAAAACGATGGGCGTGGTCAGGAACATCGCCACCCAGCGCAGAATGATGTGCAGTTCCGGGCTGAGGTCGAGGTTGAAGGTGGGCCAGGTGGCCATGGTCGCCATCATCGCCTGGAACCACAGCAGCCCGGCCACCCCCAGCTGGCGCAGGGCGCGGCGGTTGTCGGCGGCCAGTTGTTCGGTGGCGCGGTCAGCCTGCCAGGGGTACGCGGCATAGCCGATGTGGCGCAGTTCGCCGAGCAGCGCGCTGAGGGCGCGCTGGCCGGGGTGCCACTGCACGAACAGACGGTGGTTGGACAGGTTCAACCGGGCCTCGACCACACCGGGCAGGGCGCGCAGGTGTTTTTCGATCAGCCAGCCGCAGGCGGCGCAGGTAATGCCTTCGACCATCAGGGTAGCGTCGCGCAGTTCGCCCTGCAGGTGCACGAAGGGTTGCTGGACATCGTCGCGGTCGTACAGCGCCAGTTCGTCGGGCCATTGCCTGGGCAGCGCCTGAGGGTTGGCCGAGGCCTGGTCGCGGTGTTGGTAGTAGCTTTGCAGGCCACCGGCGACAATGGCTTCGGCCACGGCCTGGCAGCCCGGACAGCAGAAGGCGCGGGGCTGGTCGAGCACCGTCGCGGTGAAGCGCTGGCCGGCGGGAACGGGCAGGGCGCAGTGGTAGCAGGTGGCAGGTGTGTTCATAGGGTTCACAAGGGGCGCCGCTCGGCTTGCCGGTCAGCGGCGCAGGTCTTCGGCGCCTTGCAGCGGTTCATCGCCGAGCACCAGGGGTTTGTCGGGCGCCACTTGTTCTTCCTCGAACAAGCGCCAGGTCTGGCCATCCTGCACGCCCAGCAGTTCGACGAAACGCCGGCCCTGGACGTTGTCCACCACGTGGCCGACATAACGGCCGCCACCCGCGGTGTTGAGGTCGATGCGCCGGTCTTTCTCGGGCTGGGTGGGCGAGATCAGGTTCAGGGTCAGTTGCGCCGGCTGGCTGCGCCCGCTCAGGCGCACGTCGACCTCGCCAGTCAGGCTGTCCAGGCTGACTTCGGCGCGCTGCTGCAGGTCCTGGGCCAGGCGTTCGCGGTCCAGCGAGCGGTTGATGCCCTTGCCGGCCTCGTAGTAGTTGTCGTTCACCAGGTTGTCGGGGTGGCGCACGGCGATGGTCACCATCGACAGGGTCAGGGCCACCGAACACAGCAGCATGCCGATCAGAATCCAGGGCCAGAGGTGTTTGTACCAGGGGGTGGCGGCGGTGGCCGTGGCGTTGAACATGGGGATTCCTTAGCGTACTTGGGGGCCGATGAAACGGCTGTTGGCCTGCACGTGGACATCGCCGTCGTCGACATCCCGGAGGCTGAACCGCACCTCGTTGGTGCTCGACGGCAGGTGCTCC
It encodes the following:
- a CDS encoding sulfite exporter TauE/SafE family protein — protein: MLELAPQLASALVLGLLGGGHCLGMCGGLMGALTLAIPAEQRGRRLRLLLGYNLGRILSYAAAGLLLGLAGWALANSPAVTAMRVAAALLLIAMGLYLGGWWSGLTYIERAGRGLWRRVQPLAGRLLPVSSLPRALLLGALWGWLPCGLVYSTLLWAASQGNAGHSALLMLAFGLGTWPVLLATGLAAERTRQLLRRRGVRAAAGLLVVLFGLWTLPGPHQHWLMGH
- the ccoS gene encoding cbb3-type cytochrome oxidase assembly protein CcoS — translated: MPALYIMIPAALVIVAIALYVFFWAVDSGQYDDLDSPAHSILFDDQDPMHQAAVKPPRGEDKAPPDA
- a CDS encoding heavy metal translocating P-type ATPase — translated: MNTPATCYHCALPVPAGQRFTATVLDQPRAFCCPGCQAVAEAIVAGGLQSYYQHRDQASANPQALPRQWPDELALYDRDDVQQPFVHLQGELRDATLMVEGITCAACGWLIEKHLRALPGVVEARLNLSNHRLFVQWHPGQRALSALLGELRHIGYAAYPWQADRATEQLAADNRRALRQLGVAGLLWFQAMMATMATWPTFNLDLSPELHIILRWVAMFLTTPIVFYSCAPFFRGAARDMRTRHLTMDVSVSLAIGGAYCAGIWTAVTGQGDLYFDAVGMFALFLLAGRYLERRARERTAAATAQLVNLLPPSCVRLDPQGIGERVLLSELAVGDRVQVLPGTVIPADGLVVEGQSSVDESLLTGEYLPQPRQLGQPVTAGTLNVDSSLTVQVSALGQDTRLCTIVRLLERAQAEKPRLAQLADRAAQWFLLFSLVCAVLVGLLWWHLDPDRAFWVVLAMLVANCPCALSLATPAALTTATGTLHRLGLLLTRGHVLEGLNQVDTVVFDKTGTLTEGRLHLHSIRPLAYWDSDHCLALAAALESRSEHPIARAFGLSQQPAEQVTSQPGQGLEGWVDGQRLRIGNPAWACGLATVPPPRAPDAQGQWLLLADHQRPLAWFGLDDRLRDDAPQLLAACRAQGWQTLLLSGDSSPMVQRVANQLAIDQAQGSLAPEAKLAELQRLRREGRTVLVVGDGVNDVPLLAAADISVAMGSATDLAKTHADAVLLNNHLGTLVQAVALARRTRRIIIQNLAWAAVYNGLMLPFAAAGWVTPVWAAVGMSISSLTVVLNALRLARTPAPPRPAPATVAPAEPEPACPRSIS
- a CDS encoding FixH family protein, giving the protein MFNATATAATPWYKHLWPWILIGMLLCSVALTLSMVTIAVRHPDNLVNDNYYEAGKGINRSLDRERLAQDLQQRAEVSLDSLTGEVDVRLSGRSQPAQLTLNLISPTQPEKDRRIDLNTAGGGRYVGHVVDNVQGRRFVELLGVQDGQTWRLFEEEQVAPDKPLVLGDEPLQGAEDLRR